TCGTAAACATAATTCATATATTATGTATTAAACTTAGGACATGTATTATTTAATATGTATGTGTGTAATGATATGTTCGAAGGGGTGTGACTAATGGTTGGTATCGGTTCAAATGGCGGTTATTCCTGCCAAATTTCAACCGTCTTCACAACCGTTCCTCTTCTCAATGTATATATGTCTGTTGCCGGGAACTTCACTCGGTACCAAGACAATTTCAACCGCCAAATTGTCCATCATTCAATATTTACGAATAACATACAAAACCCAGTTCATCATCATGAATCCAATGAATGATGATGCTTCTGCTAGTTATGATTCTGATGTCTATCACAAACTCGAAAAAAAACCTGAAACCGGAACCATACCGAACCGATTACTTCTCTCCCCAACAACCGGTTTCATACCCGACCCAGTTTTACCAATACCCAGTTAGTGACTTGTCTAGAACCGAATCCGGCTTTGAAAAAAACCCGGTTTTGAGTACATGTAGGCAAACATATCCGgattaattttaattaattacactacactacactacactacttTTCAAGTACAGATGGGGGTCTCCCTAGCAGCTCTCTATTCGCTAGGATAGAGGTATGGTGAATAGAGGTATGGTTTGCCTACAACCCATCATTAGCTATTAGTGGAATTTTACCAGGTATGGTTGGTATTTTTGTATAGGTGTcaatttctaaaattttaattAAGTGAGAAGTGATAAGTATGATTTAACTTGAGACTATAATGTGTATACTAAACTGAAGGGTAAAACCAACATAAGATACATATAATTTTTTAGTAATGGAAATAAATTGTAAAACTAACTTCTTTGTATTACATTGAAAGACCTCGACTATGAATGGGTTTTGTAACTAGTTAACACAGGAACAACAAGCATATAGAAGACGGTGACAAAGAAACCAGTTCCAAACCCGACGAATGCAAGCAAACGAGTGACAGAGTGTTCCTCCTCATTAGATGCTGCGGGAGTTTCCAACAACACTTGAGGTCTTTCACAGTATTTCAATGAATCTTGATGACATAAGCCAGGGTTTCCTTCAAAGCTAGCATCAGCAAAGGTCGAAAGTTGACTTCCAGAAGGAATTACCCCGGTGAGATTATTATATGCAACACTAAACTTCGATAACATTAACAACACCATGAAAGATGAAGGGATTGTTCCAGTCAAACTGTTATATGACAAATCCAGGGTCTGTAGGTTTCTCAGAGCTGATAAAGAATCGGGAATCGAACCTGATAAATTGTTGTGTTTGAGATCCAAAACAACTAGCTTCTTCAAGTTTCCAAACTCTGGCCAGATTGGTCCGGTTAGGACGTTGCTACTAAGGTCTAATAGTTGCGGAAACATCCTGATATGATAGTCCTGCAGTGTCAACCATATCAAATTTCTAGAGTTGTAATTCATGAGATCCGGGGCCAGATCATCTTCTAATGAAATCAGGCTTTGTAATTCGGTTAGATTCTTGGGTATCTCTCCGGAAAAGGAATTGTTTGATAAATCCAAGTAGAAGAGAGACAGGAAATCACCAAATTTAGCTGGAATCGATCCTGTCAAGTGGTTAGACGATAAATCCAGCAACTGCAACTGTGTTAAACTGTTTAGCCACGATGGAAGGCTACCAGTGAGCCCGCAATTGGAAATCACTAGAGCTTTGAGTGTTTTGAACTGTAAATTGCTATCAGATGGCAGCTGTTCACCGTAGAAGTTCATGGTAAGAACCAAAATGGTAAGATTGGGGCTATGTTGGAGGACTTCAAGAGTTGACGAGAGGTTACTGAAGCTGCAACTGGCAAGTGAAAGGTAAGAAAGAGATTCAAAATTCTTGAAACTTTCTGGGATTGGGCCTGTCATGAGTTTGTTACTCGAAAAGTTTAAAGCTTTTAGTTCTCGACAAGATGCAAGATTATCAGGTATTGTACCCGAAAAGTTATTATTGCTCAGATCAAGTGAGGCAAGATTAACCATCTTCAAACAGTTAAAGTCGATCGGACCGTCCAACGAATTGTTTCTCAAGTTAAGAAAAGAAATGGTTTGGGAGTTTGACAATGATGGAGGCACCCCACCAGACAGATTATTTGAATGAGATACGAAGCGACTCAAACTCAGAAAGTTATGAAAGACATCAGGTATATTTCCTGAGAACCTGTTGGATGAAATGTCCAAATGTACCAGTGGACTAGAGGAATTACCGATTCCTGTGAACTCATTGTCCTGGAAAGCCAGTTTGTACAATCTTGGTAATCCAAGTAAGAAGTCTGGTATGATACCGGAAATAAAATTGGAAGCAACAGACAGATGTTCAAGAAAAGTGCAATTCCCCACTTGAGGTGGAATGATTCCAGTGAAGtaatttgaagcgaaatcaagAACTCGAATTCTGCTGGAATTAACACATAAACCAAATGGAAGGAAACCTCTAAGGTTATTATCAGAGATGTCTAATACTTGAAGTGCAGGCAGATTTATGCTAACTGGTAAAACGCGGTTAAACTCATTTCCACTTAAATTAAGTTCTTTCAAATGGGTGAGATGAAAAAGGGGAACTGGAAGAGGGCCTGAAAGGAAATTGTGTGAAAGATCGAGTGTTGTAAGCTGATCTAAATACGAAACTGAAGTAGAAATTCGACCACCTGATATTTGATCAGGGAGTTGTAGTTTAACAATTCTGCCTGATGAGGAATTACAAGTGACACCTATCCAGTTGCAGCAATAAGAAGAGGATGAATTTGCAGGCCACCATCCATCAATTGGTGAATACAATGCATTCATGAAACCCGTTAATCCTCTTAAGTCGTTGGGATTGCATGTCGGATTCTGTGAAATCACGAGAAGCTGAGTTTGTATAGAGATCAGAACAAATACCCAAAGCCTTAAA
The Helianthus annuus cultivar XRQ/B chromosome 6, HanXRQr2.0-SUNRISE, whole genome shotgun sequence genome window above contains:
- the LOC110907389 gene encoding phytosulfokine receptor 1, which gives rise to MVVALRLWVFVLISIQTQLLVISQNPTCNPNDLRGLTGFMNALYSPIDGWWPANSSSSYCCNWIGVTCNSSSGRIVKLQLPDQISGGRISTSVSYLDQLTTLDLSHNFLSGPLPVPLFHLTHLKELNLSGNEFNRVLPVSINLPALQVLDISDNNLRGFLPFGLCVNSSRIRVLDFASNYFTGIIPPQVGNCTFLEHLSVASNFISGIIPDFLLGLPRLYKLAFQDNEFTGIGNSSSPLVHLDISSNRFSGNIPDVFHNFLSLSRFVSHSNNLSGGVPPSLSNSQTISFLNLRNNSLDGPIDFNCLKMVNLASLDLSNNNFSGTIPDNLASCRELKALNFSSNKLMTGPIPESFKNFESLSYLSLASCSFSNLSSTLEVLQHSPNLTILVLTMNFYGEQLPSDSNLQFKTLKALVISNCGLTGSLPSWLNSLTQLQLLDLSSNHLTGSIPAKFGDFLSLFYLDLSNNSFSGEIPKNLTELQSLISLEDDLAPDLMNYNSRNLIWLTLQDYHIRMFPQLLDLSSNVLTGPIWPEFGNLKKLVVLDLKHNNLSGSIPDSLSALRNLQTLDLSYNSLTGTIPSSFMVLLMLSKFSVAYNNLTGVIPSGSQLSTFADASFEGNPGLCHQDSLKYCERPQVLLETPAASNEEEHSVTRLLAFVGFGTGFFVTVFYMLVVPVLTSYKTHS